One window from the genome of Salvia splendens isolate huo1 chromosome 9, SspV2, whole genome shotgun sequence encodes:
- the LOC121747665 gene encoding protein AAR2 homolog isoform X1, whose translation MDADTALGLVKKGATLLALDVPPYTLFGIDTQMFSVGPNFKGIKMIPPGIHYIYYSSSNREGSDFSPIIGFFINASSSQVIVRRWDQKEERLVKVLEEEEDRYSDAVKRLEFDMQLGPYALNQYGDWIHLSNFITKDTVDRLEPIGGDITIACESEMFSGTSMEKSLAEQLKNSKFSGHEKKSPKQGCYYTTIPRVVKQKGIYGEDITSLNLDKTHLLETILIKEYGGDENALLAELQFAFIAFLMGQSLQAFVQWKLLVSLLLGCTESPLRSRSSLFAKFIKVIYYQLKFGFQKEQKGTGDVPQGVSALLEESWLSSDSFLHRLCKDFFSVVFEAPVVDGDLLTWTRRLRSLLEETIGWNFKENGAADGIDFDEEDEYAPVVVNLDGGVF comes from the exons ATGGATGCAGACACGGCTTTAGGATTAGTGAAAAAAGGCGCTACGCTTCTCGCGCTCGACGTCCCTCCCTACACTCTATTCGGTATTGATACCCAG ATGTTTTCGGTAGGTCCTAATTTTAAGGGTATCAAGATGATTCCTCCCGGTATTCACTATATCTACTATAGCTCTTCTAACAG GGAAGGCAGTGATTTTTCTCCGATAATTGGTTTCTTCATCAATGCAAGCTCATCACAG GTGATTGTTCGGAGATGGGATCAAAAGGAAGAGCGGCTAGTCAAAGTTTTAGAGGAAGAG GAAGACAGATATTCTGATGCTGTTAAAAGACTGGAATTTGATATGCAGCTCGGACCATATGCATTAAACCAATACGGGGATTGGATACATTTGTCCAACTTCATTACCAAGGATACTGTTGACCGTCTTG AACCTATTGGAGGGGATATCACAATTGCGTGTGAATCGGAAATGTTTTCTGGAACATCCATGGAGAAATCTTTGGCTGAGCAGTTAAAGAACAGCAAGTTTTCAGGTCATGAAAAGAAGTCCCCAAAGCAAGGTTGCTACTACACTACTATTCCCCGAGTTGTCAAACAAAAGGGAATCTATGGGGAAGATATCACCAGTTTGAATCTCGACAAG ACGCATCTCCTGGAAACCATATTGATCAAAGAATATGGGGGTGATGAAAATGCACTTCTAGCAGAATTGCAGTTTGCATTCATTGCATTTCTG ATGGGTCAATCTCTTCAAGCATTTGTGCAATGGAAGCTCTTAGTGAGTCTCTTACTTGGCTGTACAGAATCT CCTCTTCGTTCCAGGAGTTCTCTATTTGCCAAG TTTATCAAGGTCATATATTATCAGTTAAAATTTGGGTTTCAAAAGGAACAAAAAGGTACTGGTGATGTGCCACAAGGAGTGTCAGCATTATTGGAAGAGTCTTGGTTATCTTCTGATAGCTTTTTGCACCGGTTATGCAAG GATTTCTTTTCGGTGGTGTTCGAAGCTCCAGTGGTGGATGGGGATCTTCTTACTTGG ACGAGAAGGCTGAGGTCACTGCTCGAAGAGACTATAGGATGGAATTTCAAGGAGAATGGTGCAGCTGATGGAATCGACTTTGACGAAGAAGATGAG TATGCTCCAGTGGTAGTGAATTTGGATGGAGGAGTATTTTAA
- the LOC121747665 gene encoding protein AAR2 homolog isoform X2, translated as MDADTALGLVKKGATLLALDVPPYTLFGIDTQMFSVGPNFKGIKMIPPGIHYIYYSSSNREGSDFSPIIGFFINASSSQVIVRRWDQKEERLVKVLEEEEDRYSDAVKRLEFDMQLGPYALNQYGDWIHLSNFITKDTVDRLEPIGGDITIACESEMFSGTSMEKSLAEQLKNSKFSGHEKKSPKQGCYYTTIPRVVKQKGIYGEDITSLNLDKTHLLETILIKEYGGDENALLAELQFAFIAFLMGQSLQAFVQWKLLVSLLLGCTESPLRSRSSLFAKFIKVIYYQLKFGFQKEQKGTGDVPQGVSALLEESWLSSDSFLHRLCKDFFSVVFEAPVVDGDLLTWAEVTARRDYRMEFQGEWCS; from the exons ATGGATGCAGACACGGCTTTAGGATTAGTGAAAAAAGGCGCTACGCTTCTCGCGCTCGACGTCCCTCCCTACACTCTATTCGGTATTGATACCCAG ATGTTTTCGGTAGGTCCTAATTTTAAGGGTATCAAGATGATTCCTCCCGGTATTCACTATATCTACTATAGCTCTTCTAACAG GGAAGGCAGTGATTTTTCTCCGATAATTGGTTTCTTCATCAATGCAAGCTCATCACAG GTGATTGTTCGGAGATGGGATCAAAAGGAAGAGCGGCTAGTCAAAGTTTTAGAGGAAGAG GAAGACAGATATTCTGATGCTGTTAAAAGACTGGAATTTGATATGCAGCTCGGACCATATGCATTAAACCAATACGGGGATTGGATACATTTGTCCAACTTCATTACCAAGGATACTGTTGACCGTCTTG AACCTATTGGAGGGGATATCACAATTGCGTGTGAATCGGAAATGTTTTCTGGAACATCCATGGAGAAATCTTTGGCTGAGCAGTTAAAGAACAGCAAGTTTTCAGGTCATGAAAAGAAGTCCCCAAAGCAAGGTTGCTACTACACTACTATTCCCCGAGTTGTCAAACAAAAGGGAATCTATGGGGAAGATATCACCAGTTTGAATCTCGACAAG ACGCATCTCCTGGAAACCATATTGATCAAAGAATATGGGGGTGATGAAAATGCACTTCTAGCAGAATTGCAGTTTGCATTCATTGCATTTCTG ATGGGTCAATCTCTTCAAGCATTTGTGCAATGGAAGCTCTTAGTGAGTCTCTTACTTGGCTGTACAGAATCT CCTCTTCGTTCCAGGAGTTCTCTATTTGCCAAG TTTATCAAGGTCATATATTATCAGTTAAAATTTGGGTTTCAAAAGGAACAAAAAGGTACTGGTGATGTGCCACAAGGAGTGTCAGCATTATTGGAAGAGTCTTGGTTATCTTCTGATAGCTTTTTGCACCGGTTATGCAAG GATTTCTTTTCGGTGGTGTTCGAAGCTCCAGTGGTGGATGGGGATCTTCTTACTTGG GCTGAGGTCACTGCTCGAAGAGACTATAGGATGGAATTTCAAGGAGAATGGTGCAGCTGA